TTGGCGAACGTACCGCGGATCATCACCTCGTGGTTGCCGCGGCGGGAACCGTAGGAGTTGAAGTCCTTGCGCTCAATGCCGTGTGCGGACAGGTATTTTCCGGCCGGTGAGTCGTATCGGATCGACCCGGCCGGGCTGATGTGGTCGGTGGTGACCGAGTCGCCCAGTTTGGCCAGCACCCGCGCACCGGTGATGTCGGTGATCGGTGCCGGCTCGCGGGTCATGCCGTCGAAGTAGGGCGGCTGGCGCACGTAGGTGGAGTCGGGCGCCCAGGAGAAGGTGTCGCCCTCCGGCACCTTCAGCGCGCGCCAGCGTTCGTCACCGGTGAAGACGTCGGCGTAGCTGGCGGTGAACATCTCGGCCTGCAGGTTGTCGTCCACGACGGAGGCGATCTCCTCGGTGGTCGGCCAGATGTCGCGCAGGTACACCGGTTCGCCGTCGCTGCCGGTGCCGAGCGGGTCGGTCAGCAGGTTGACCCGCAGCGTTCCGGCCAGCGCGTAGGCGACCACCAGCGGTGGTGAGGCCAGGAAGTTCATTTGCACTTCGGGGTGTATGCGGCCCTCGAAGTTGCGGTTGCCCGACAGCACCGAGCACACGGTCAGGTCATTGTCGACGACGGCCTTGCTCACCTCCGGGATCAGTGGGCCGGAGTTGCCGATGCAGGTGGTGCAGCCGTAGCCGACCAGGTTGAAGCCCAGCTTGTCCAGATACGGGGTCAGCCCGGCCCGGTCGTAGTAATCGGTGACCACCCGCGACCCCGGTGCCAGGGTGGTCTTCACCCAGGGCTTGCGGGACAGGCCCTTGTCGACGGCGTTGCGGGCCAGCAGTGCCGCGCCGACCATCACCGAGGGATTGGAGGTGTTGGTGCAGGAGGTGATCGCGGCGATCACCACGTCGCCCTGGTTGATGTCGGTGCGGGTGCCGTCGGAGAGTTCGACGGCCACGCTGGCGGACGGCCAATCGTCTGCGGCGCAATCGCTCTGCGGGGTGCGAGGCCTGCCCGTGGGGCTGCTGGTGTCGCCGAAGGCGATCGGGTCGCTGGCCGGGAAGGAGTCCGCGGAGGCCTCATCGAGGTCTGACAGCGCCTGTTCGGTCGTTTCGACGCCGCCGAGCAGCGCGCAGACGGTCTGCGGGGCCACCCGCAGCGGGATCCGGTCCTGCGGGCGTTTCGGTCCGGCGATCGACGGCACCACGCTGGCCAGATCCAGTTCCAGGATTTGGGAGAACGCCGGCTCGCGGTCGGGGTCGTGCCACATGCCCTGCTCTTTGGCGTAGGCCTCCACCAGCTTGATCTGGTGCTCGGAGCGGCCGGTGAGCCGTAGGTAGTCGCACGTGACGCGGTCGATCGGGAAGATCGCGCAGGTGGCTCCGTACTCGGGGCTCATGTTGCCGATGGTGGCGCGGTTCGCCAGCGGCACGTTGGCCACGCCCGGGCCGAAGAACTCCACGAACTTGCCGACCACCCCGGTGCGTCGCAGCAACTCGGCAACGGTGAGCACCAGGTCGGTGGCGGTGGTGCCGGGCTGCAATTCACCGCTGAGTTTCAGCCCCACCACCTGGGGGATCAGCATGCTCATCGGCTGGCCCAGCATGGCGGCCTCGGCTTCGATCCCGCCCACGCCCCAGCCCAGCACCCCGAGGCCGTTGACCATCGGCGTGTGCGAGTCGGTGCCGACCAGGGTGTCCGGGTAAGCCAGCGGGCCCTCCGCACTGTCACGGGTGAACACCACCCGGGCCAGGTATTCCAGGTTGACCTGATGACAGATGCCGGTGTCGGGCGGTACCACCGAGAAGTCGTCGAATGCCTGCTGCCCCCACCGCAACAGTTGGTAGCGCTCGGCGTTGCGCTCGAACTCCAGCTCGGCGTTGATGGCGAAGGCGTCGGTGCGACCGAAGACGTCGGCGATCACCGAGTGGTCGATCACCAGCTCGGTCGGGCACAGCGGGTTGATCCGGGTGGTCTGGCCACCCAGATCCGCGATCGCATCGCGCATCGCGACCAGGTCGACGACACAGGGCACCCCGGTGAAGTCCTGCATCAGCACCCGCGCCGGGGTGTAGGCGATCTCCCGGCCGTGCTCGGCTTGAGGATCCCAGGCGGCCATCGCACTGATCTGCTCGTCGGTCACCAGGCGGCCGTCCTCGTTGCGCAAAAGGTCCTCCAGCAGAACCTTGAGGCTGTAGGGCAGGCGCTCCGAGCCGTCGATGCGGTCGAGCCGCCGGATCTGATAGCTGGTGTCATCGACGGCCAGCTGGTCTTTGGTTCCGAAACTGTCGAGAATGCTGCGTTCGGCCATCGTGGAACCCTCTCGCCGTCGTGTCGGGATACCAACGACGATAGTCCGCCAAACCGGTGCGGCTAGGGCTGAATCAGGAACGTTTATTTGTGGACGGCGAAATGCGTGATCGCACCGGAACATTCGAGTTCGTCGACGGTCAGACCGGCTTCGGTGAACCACCGCCGGGCGTCGTCGAGGGTGCCGCCGGGACCGAAGGTGCCGCTGGCTCGCATCACGGCCATGTAGGCGTCGGCGCGGCGAACCTGCCCGCGGGTGGCGAAATCGCCGACGAGCCGGCCGCCTGGTTTGAGGCACCGGGCGACCTCACGGATGGCGGCGGCGGGATCGGGCAGACAGTGCAGCCCGTTGAAGCACACGCACAGGTCGAAATGGTCGTCGGGGAACGGGATCGCTTCGATGCTCGCCTCGCTGAACCGCCGGGTCTATGCGGCGGTTCCAGCTTCGCCTCTCCTTCGTCGAGCCTCGCTGAACCGCCGGTGTCGCGCTGCTCGGGGCGCAGGCGCCGGCGGGCATGGTCGAGCATGCCCGCCGAGATGTCCATCGCCACGTAGCGCACGCGCTGCCCGGGTCTGAGGTGGGCGATGGTGATCCCGCCACCGCAGGGCACATCCAGAACGGCCGCACCGTCAGGCACGTCGGTGACGACGTCCATGGCCCGGTAGATGCGGTCGACGTCGGTGCCGAAGAGCAGCCGACCAAAGACGCGAGCCGCCCCGGGTTGTTCGATGGCGCGGGCGTAGGTGGCGCCCACGGTGCGGGCGAACAGCTTGTTCTGCCAGAGCCGGCTGACGTCCATCAGCCCTGCTGGGCTGCTGCCTGCTCGAATACGCCGCGCTTGTCCGGGCAGTAGGTGTTGATCGCGGCGCCGAGGAACTGCCAGGCCTGGGCCGGGTTGGGCTGCGACTGGTTGGTGCCCTTCGGCAGGTTAGGGGTGATGAAGCGCACCGACTTGGCGGCGTCACCGTCCACACCCTTGTCCAGACGCTCGCAGACGATCTTGCCCAGCCACGCGTTGTAGTCCCGGGGGCCGTAGATGCCGTAGGTGTGCAGTTCGTTGGCGAAATCAATGTCGCGGTCGGCCTGCGCGGGTGCCGCCAGCGCCACCGCCAAACCCATGACCGCCGCGGCGATGGTCGTCGACTTCATGGGGTGCAGTCTAAACCCATCTGATTAGGTGCTCTACCTTTGCCGCTGTGCGCTGCGCCACCCAGGGCCCGCTGATCTGCACGAACAATGGCTATTCGGCAGTGAAGACCGCACTTGTTTCGCCCCGCGATTCTAAAATGTTTCCTGAGCTTTATAAATTTGTGACTATTAGCCACATTTCTCGTATCCTATCTACTCGTGGGCCGACACGAGTTAGCCAGCCAGCGCCGAAAGTCGTCGGCATGGATGGCCGTAGTCATCGCACCAGTGGCAGTGTTCTTTGCTGTGGGCGGCAGCGCCAATCCGACGGTCGCCAAAGAAACCGCACCTGTGGTTGCTGAGGCCGAATCAGCGGGCGGAATGCAGCTGGTCGCGGCACCCGCCGACTACCTGCGGCAGGGCACGCCCGCCGGGGTCGCGGCGGCGTCTCGGATGCGGGTGGTGTCCCGCTTCCTGCCGGCCGGGGTCGCCCCGGAACGAGGCCTTCAGGTCAAGACGATCCAAGCGGCCCGCAGCATCAGCGACGCCTTCCCGCAGATCCACCAGATCGGGGGCGTGCGAGCCGACGCCTTACGCTGGCACCCCAACGGGCTGGCGCTCGATGTGATGATCCCCAACCCCGGCAGCGCCGACGGCATCGCGCTCGGCGACTCGATCGTGGCCTACGTGATGGAGAACGCGGGCCGGTTCGGCCTGCAGGACGCCATCTGGCGCGGGGTCTACTACACGCCCGATGGTGGGGCGCAGCGCGGCGGTTATGGCCACTACGACCACGTCCACGTCACGACGATCGGCGGCGGATATCCCAGCGGCAGCGAGATCTACCTGCGCTGACCGGGGTCCGGCGACCCTTCACCGGGATGTGACGCCGCCGCCCAGCGGACGGTCGACGAAGAAATCCATCAGCGGCTCGGGCCCGCCACCGTAGCGAGAGAAGTCGGTCACGCCGGTCTCGGCCAGCACGTCGGCGTCGATATAGCACCGGCCGCTGGCTTCGGCGGCGGGTCGTCGCAGAATCTCCACGGCGGCGTCCGCCATGATCTGCGGGCTGCGTGCCTTCTCCAGCAACTGCCCGCCGCCGGGGGAGTTGGCCACTGCCGAGGTGGCGATGTAGGTCTCGGGCCACAGGCAGTTGCACGCGATTCCGGCGTCGGCGTATTCCGCGGCCCAACCCAGCGTCAGCAGACTCATGGCGTACTTGGACAGCGTGTAGGACGGATGTATGCCCAGCCAGTAGGGGTTCATGTTGACCGGGGGAGCGATGGTCAGCACGTGGGCTGCAGCGGATCGCCGGAGATGCGGCAGGCACGCCCGGGTCAGCAGGAACGTCCCACGCACATTGATGTCCTGCATCAGATCGAACTTCTTGGCCGACAGCTGCTCGGTCGGCTCGGTGGCGATGGAGCTGGCGTTGTTGACGCAGACATCGATACCGCCGAAGCGCTCCACCGCGGCGTCGACGGCACGCTGCACGTCTTCTTCGCTGCGCACGTCACCCACGACAGCCAGGGCCTTGCCGCCGGCCGCTTCGATCTCGGCGGCGGCGGTGTGCACCGTGCCCGGCAATCGGGGATGCGGTTCGGCGGTTTTGGCCAGCAACACCACATTGGCGCCCAGGCGAGCGGCCCCCAGGCCGATCGCCAATCCGATACCACGGCTGCCGCCGGACACCACCATGGTGCGGCCGGAGAATTCGCTGCCCGCCACTCGCCGACTCCTCGTTGTCGATGCTGTGATCAGGGACCATCCGAGTCAGGGCGCAGGGCCTCAGGTCCGGCCGCAAGCGTGACATTTTGGTGCTGCTTTGTAAAGTTGACGGCACGTCGTTTCGGTGGCCGATCTCAGGCGCCGCGGTCTGGCCGTCATTGACGGCTGAGCGTGTCCCGCCCCGGTCGGACTCGCTGGGCCGGCGCTGTCGTTATGGTGCTAGCTGTGAGCACCGTCGCGATACCGCCGCCGCTGGTCGACCGCCACGAGATGAGCGCACAGTGGTTCACCCAAGTCCTGCGGCACTGCGGCGTGCTGACCGACGGTTCGGTGACGGCCGTGGCCGCGGCGCCGATCGGTACCGGCCAG
This is a stretch of genomic DNA from Mycolicibacter terrae. It encodes these proteins:
- a CDS encoding glycoside hydrolase, translating into MGRHELASQRRKSSAWMAVVIAPVAVFFAVGGSANPTVAKETAPVVAEAESAGGMQLVAAPADYLRQGTPAGVAAASRMRVVSRFLPAGVAPERGLQVKTIQAARSISDAFPQIHQIGGVRADALRWHPNGLALDVMIPNPGSADGIALGDSIVAYVMENAGRFGLQDAIWRGVYYTPDGGAQRGGYGHYDHVHVTTIGGGYPSGSEIYLR
- the acnA gene encoding aconitate hydratase, encoding MAERSILDSFGTKDQLAVDDTSYQIRRLDRIDGSERLPYSLKVLLEDLLRNEDGRLVTDEQISAMAAWDPQAEHGREIAYTPARVLMQDFTGVPCVVDLVAMRDAIADLGGQTTRINPLCPTELVIDHSVIADVFGRTDAFAINAELEFERNAERYQLLRWGQQAFDDFSVVPPDTGICHQVNLEYLARVVFTRDSAEGPLAYPDTLVGTDSHTPMVNGLGVLGWGVGGIEAEAAMLGQPMSMLIPQVVGLKLSGELQPGTTATDLVLTVAELLRRTGVVGKFVEFFGPGVANVPLANRATIGNMSPEYGATCAIFPIDRVTCDYLRLTGRSEHQIKLVEAYAKEQGMWHDPDREPAFSQILELDLASVVPSIAGPKRPQDRIPLRVAPQTVCALLGGVETTEQALSDLDEASADSFPASDPIAFGDTSSPTGRPRTPQSDCAADDWPSASVAVELSDGTRTDINQGDVVIAAITSCTNTSNPSVMVGAALLARNAVDKGLSRKPWVKTTLAPGSRVVTDYYDRAGLTPYLDKLGFNLVGYGCTTCIGNSGPLIPEVSKAVVDNDLTVCSVLSGNRNFEGRIHPEVQMNFLASPPLVVAYALAGTLRVNLLTDPLGTGSDGEPVYLRDIWPTTEEIASVVDDNLQAEMFTASYADVFTGDERWRALKVPEGDTFSWAPDSTYVRQPPYFDGMTREPAPITDITGARVLAKLGDSVTTDHISPAGSIRYDSPAGKYLSAHGIERKDFNSYGSRRGNHEVMIRGTFANIRLRNQLAPGTEGGFTRDFTQPDAPVSTIYDASVNYLDAGIPLVILAGKEYGSGSSRDWAAKGTVLLGVRAVLAVSYERIHRSNLIGMGVLPLQFPDGADADSLGLTGEETFDITGVTALGDTIPDTVHVKAGSGKDAVEFDATVRIDTPGEADYYRHGGIMQYVLRQLLD
- a CDS encoding DUF732 domain-containing protein, with translation MKSTTIAAAVMGLAVALAAPAQADRDIDFANELHTYGIYGPRDYNAWLGKIVCERLDKGVDGDAAKSVRFITPNLPKGTNQSQPNPAQAWQFLGAAINTYCPDKRGVFEQAAAQQG
- a CDS encoding class I SAM-dependent methyltransferase: MCFNGLHCLPDPAAAIREVARCLKPGGRLVGDFATRGQVRRADAYMAVMRASGTFGPGGTLDDARRWFTEAGLTVDELECSGAITHFAVHK
- a CDS encoding SDR family oxidoreductase → MVVSGGSRGIGLAIGLGAARLGANVVLLAKTAEPHPRLPGTVHTAAAEIEAAGGKALAVVGDVRSEEDVQRAVDAAVERFGGIDVCVNNASSIATEPTEQLSAKKFDLMQDINVRGTFLLTRACLPHLRRSAAAHVLTIAPPVNMNPYWLGIHPSYTLSKYAMSLLTLGWAAEYADAGIACNCLWPETYIATSAVANSPGGGQLLEKARSPQIMADAAVEILRRPAAEASGRCYIDADVLAETGVTDFSRYGGGPEPLMDFFVDRPLGGGVTSR